In Hippocampus zosterae strain Florida chromosome 3, ASM2543408v3, whole genome shotgun sequence, a genomic segment contains:
- the LOC127598379 gene encoding protein preY, mitochondrial-like → MLRNVLARFFTESFFVHRTVKYSPSIQASSSPFASVRNFTDVKDESQQEFDTSLLEFLVCPLSKKPLRFEVATNELINDELGIAYPIIDGIPNMIPQEARLVQKDSDSPAQE, encoded by the exons ATGTTGCGAAATGTTTTGGCCAGATTTTTCACTGAATCGTTTTTTGTTCACCGCACCGTAAAATACTCGCCTTCAATTCAGGCATCTTCATCTCCTTTTGCGTCAGTGAGGAACTTCACGGACGTGAAGGACGAATCGCAacaggagtttgacacctcctTGCTTGAGTTCTTAGTGTGTCCACTGTCCAAGAAGCCGCTCAG GTTTGAAGTCGCGACCAACGAGCTGATCAACGACGAGCTTGGCATCGCATATCCCATCATCGACGGAATTCCCAACATGATCCCCCAGGAAGCCAGACTTGTACAGAAAGACTCAGACTCACCTGCACAAGAATAG
- the LOC127598380 gene encoding phosphatidylinositol N-acetylglucosaminyltransferase subunit Y-like gives MFSLSLMVGLVPVMSLFGLFYSAAVDENFPQGCTSSNNLCFYSLLLPVTIPVYVFFHLWSWMGIKLFRHN, from the coding sequence ATGTTTTCCTTGTCTCTGATGGTGGGCCTGGTCCCTGTCATGTCCCTCTTTGGTTTGTTCTACTCTGCCGCAGTGGATGAAAACTTTCCTCAGGGCTGTACGAGCAGCAACAATTTGTGTTTCTACAGTCTGCTACTACCTGTCACCATCCCTGTCTACGTCTTCTTCCACCTGTGGAGCTGGATGGGAATCAAGCTCTTCAGGCACAATTAA